From Nicotiana tabacum cultivar K326 chromosome 22, ASM71507v2, whole genome shotgun sequence, one genomic window encodes:
- the LOC107772753 gene encoding E3 ubiquitin-protein ligase BIG BROTHER isoform X1: MSGDQHMDMHYMSSMGFPYNVPETFTGFLDGVSLTPMHYHNNPLHIQDQENAYWSMNMSYCKYGYSNLESTSYHSYETGSNHHVSRPDLTERPWEYPIPINVGEGVSTDVIYEENTVSAEDAGTEECDLPHQDDSNHQDILEDDIDPDNMTYEELLDLGETVGTQSRGLPEELINLLPTTKYKSNSIFSRKKSEERCVICQMRYRRGDRQINLPCKHMYHTECGSKWLSINKTCPICNKEVLLEE, from the exons ATGAGTGGAGATCAACACATGGATATGCATTACATGAGCAGTATGGGGTTTCCTTATAATGTTCCAGAGACTTTCACAGGCTTCTTGGATGGTGTTTCACTGACCCCTATGCACTATCATAATAACCCTCTACACATTCAAGATCAG GAAAATGCATACTGGTCTATGAATATGAGTTACTGTAAATATGGGTACTCCAATCTTGAGAGTACTTCTTACCATTCTTATGAGACTGGCAGCAACCACCACGTATCAAGACCGGATCTCACAGAGAGGCCTTGGGAGTATCCTATACCAATAAATGTTGGCGAAGGTGTATCGACTGATGTAATATATGAGGAAAATACAGTCTCCGCTGAGGATGCTGGCACCGAGGAAT GTGATCTACCCCATCAAGATGATTCTAACCACCAG GATATTTTGGAAGATGATATTGACCCCGACAACATGACCTATGAG gagttgcttgatttAGGTGAAACAGTTGGAACTCAAAGTCGAGGACTTCCCGAGGAGCTTATTAATTTACTTCCAACAACCAAATACAAGTCTAACAGCATCTTTTCCAGGAAAAAATCAGAAGAGAG ATGTGTCATCTGTCAAATGAGGTACAGACGAGGGGATCGGCAAATAAATTTGCCATGCAAGCACATGTACCACACGGAATGCGGCTCCAAATGGCTAAGCATCAATAAG ACATGCCCCATTTGCAACAAAGAGGTACTCCTTGAAGAATGA
- the LOC107772753 gene encoding E3 ubiquitin-protein ligase BIG BROTHER isoform X2, which produces MSGDQHMDMHYMSSMGFPYNVPETFTGFLDGVSLTPMHYHNNPLHIQDQENAYWSMNMSYCKYGYSNLESTSYHSYETGSNHHVSRPDLTERPWEYPIPINVGEGVSTDVIYEENTVSAEDAGTEECDLPHQDDSNHQDILEDDIDPDNMTYEELLDLGETVGTQSRGLPEELINLLPTTKYKSNSIFSRKKSEES; this is translated from the exons ATGAGTGGAGATCAACACATGGATATGCATTACATGAGCAGTATGGGGTTTCCTTATAATGTTCCAGAGACTTTCACAGGCTTCTTGGATGGTGTTTCACTGACCCCTATGCACTATCATAATAACCCTCTACACATTCAAGATCAG GAAAATGCATACTGGTCTATGAATATGAGTTACTGTAAATATGGGTACTCCAATCTTGAGAGTACTTCTTACCATTCTTATGAGACTGGCAGCAACCACCACGTATCAAGACCGGATCTCACAGAGAGGCCTTGGGAGTATCCTATACCAATAAATGTTGGCGAAGGTGTATCGACTGATGTAATATATGAGGAAAATACAGTCTCCGCTGAGGATGCTGGCACCGAGGAAT GTGATCTACCCCATCAAGATGATTCTAACCACCAG GATATTTTGGAAGATGATATTGACCCCGACAACATGACCTATGAG gagttgcttgatttAGGTGAAACAGTTGGAACTCAAAGTCGAGGACTTCCCGAGGAGCTTATTAATTTACTTCCAACAACCAAATACAAGTCTAACAGCATCTTTTCCAGGAAAAAATCAGAAGAGAG CTAG